The Kribbella jejuensis genome segment GTTGGCTCTGGCTCGCGGGGAACCGCGTCAGCGGCATCGTCGCCGTGGAGGTCTGGGATCTCGATGCCGCACTGGAGCTCGCGATGCGGCAGGACCGGATCGCCCGCGAATCCGGCGCGCTGATCCAGCTCCAGTTCGCGCTGAACTTCCGAGCGAACATCGTGTGTCTGACGGGGGATTTGTCCGCAGTCGCCGGTTTCGTCGAGGAGGAACGCCAGATCGCGGCGGCGACGGGGAACCGTCCGCTCGGTGTCGGCGAGCTGCTTCTGGAGGCGTACCGCGGGAACGAGTCCACGACAGCCGCCCTGATCGACGCGACCGTTCGTGAGGCACGGCAGCAGAGCCAGGGCCGGATGGCCGCTTTCGCGACGTACGCGAACGCCGTACTGCACAACGGATTGGGCCGCTACGAGGTCGGGCGGGATGCCGCGCTGCAGGTGTTCGAGCAGGACGTCGTCGGGTACGACGTACTCGTCATCGGTGAGCTCATGGAGGCGGCGTCGCGGACCGGGGACACGAAGCTCGTCGAGACGGCTCTTGCCTGGCTGACCGAGCGTGTCGCGGTGACGCCGACCGACTGGGGGAGCGGGATGGAGGCCCGGGCCCGGGCGCTGCTGAGTGATGACGAGGACGCGTATCTCCGGTCGATCGAGCACCTGAGCCGGACCAGGAACCGGGTCGAAACCGCCCGCGCCCATTTGCTGTACGGCGAGTGGCTGAGGCGCGACGGTCGCCGGGTGGACGCGCGCGAGCAGCTACGGACGGCGTACGAGGAGCTGGATGAGATGGGCCTTGGCGGTTTTGCCGAGCGTGCTCGGCACGAGTTGCTCGCGACCGGCGAGACTGCGCGGAAACGCGTACCGGGGACTATGAACGACCTGACCGCGCAGGAGGTCCAGATCGCCGAGCTTGCCAGGGACGGGCTCACCAACCCCGAGATCGCGGCGCAGTTGTTCATCAGCCCGCGGACCGTTGAATGGCACCTGCGGAAGACGTTCTCGAAGCTCGGCATCAAGTCCCGCCGCCAACTCCGCACGGCGCTGGCTTCGACCGCCTGAGACCAGGGTGTTCGACGGACGCGATCGGGGTGCTGGTCGCGGACTCTGGGGTTGTGGAGATGAAGCTCGAGCAAGTCGTCGTACCCGTGTCCGATGTCGACCGGGCCCGGCATTTCTATCGCGCTCTCGGATTCCGGCTCGATCGCGACGAGGTGGTCGACGGATTCCGGGTCGTTCAGCTGACGCCTCCCGGTTCGGCGTGCTCGATCCTGGTCGGCACGAATCTCGGTTCGGGACGCCCGGGTTCGTCATCCTGTGCACTGCGTGTGGCGGACCTCGAAGAGGCCTGCGCCGAACTCCGGGGCCACGGGGCTGCTCTCGGTCCCGTTCGTGCGTCGCGGGTGGGATTCAGCGATCCCGACGGCAACGAGTGGCTGCTCGTGGGCGGTTGAGTTCTCACGCGCTGTGCTGCTTACTGAGCCTCGGAGGTTGCTTTGCCCGCGCTCGATGCCTTTTCGCACGTCTCGCTGACGGTGACCGATCCAGAGCGTAGCGCCGACTTCTACAACCGAGTACTCGGCACAGAGACGGTCTTCTCGGCCGACGACGACGGGAATCGGCTGTTCATCGTCGCGCGTGCTGGAGTGACGATCGCGCTGCGCGACCATTCCGGCTCTGCGGACCAAGGCTTCGACCCGTCCCGCATCGGACTGGACCACATCGCTTTCCAGGTCGGGTCCGAAGCCGAGTTGGAGGCCTGGGAAACAAGTCTGCAAGCGAACGGAGTGGTCTGCTCAGGCATCGAGGCGAGCCCGTTCGGTCTGCATCTCAATCTGAAGGATCCGGACGACATCGCGATCGAACTGTTCGTCCCGAAGCCCGCCTAGGTGCCGTCAGTCTCGTTGAGCGACACGTTCGCGATCTTGGCAGCTGTTCGAACTCGGCGCCGGCAGAGAGAAATGTTTCGTCGGCTAGATGCCTGCTTCGGTCACTCGGCCGGGAGAAGAGCTGCAGGAAGAACAGCAACACGTTCAGGATGCCGAGGAAGATCGATGCCGCCAGCAACGGGCTGGACGTCAGATCGCTCGAGCGACGGAGCCGTTGGAAGTCGAACACGATCAGCCCGCGAGTGCGGTGAGGTCGCGCCTAGGGGCGTAGCCAGCCGCCCGAACGCGCCGAGCCCGCCGGACTCGGCTGCGGCGGCCACCAGTTGGAGGTACGTCGCGATGGATTCGATCGGGAGGTGCCGTGCCGTCGGCGTCACGGAGGCGGCGGTTTCACGCATATCGACAGCCGTGAACACTCCTGCCACGGTCGCGCCCGCGTCGAGAAGCGCTCGCGTGAACATCTCCACCGCGGTGCCGTGTGCGACGACGTCGTCGACGAGGAGCACGCGGCGTCCCGCGACGGATGCGCCGCGGACGGTGGGTTCATGGTCTTCGTGCCCGGCGTACCCGGGTTCGCGGACGAACGCGAACGGCAGGCCGGCCGCCAGCGCGACCGCGGTCGCGAGCGGGATTCCGCTGGTCTCGCCGCCGACGACAACCTCGACGCCCAGCCGCTCGGCGAAGTCCGCACCCGGTACGGCGAGCTCGGGCAGCAACCGCGGATCGCCGTACACGTTCTCCACCGACAGCGGGTGCAGCGGGAGTCGAGCCTTCACGTCCCACTGCGAAATCCCCGGCTGCACCACCCCTGGCACCGCGGCCAGCCGGGAGACAAGAATGTCGGTCATGATCGTCGCCTCGATCTGTGTGTGGTGAATACCTTCGACGATGCCGCACAGCCGACCGGCTCGCGCCAGGGACAGTCACTGGTCCGCGCTGCCTGGCGACGGGCCCTCAGATTCGTGCGGTCGCTCCATGGTGGCGGACGAGATCCGGTCGTAGTGTCGAGAACGGGCGGTTGACGCTGCCCGGGGCTGGGAGGGGTGGAGCGATGGTTGACTCGGTTGCACCGCACGGGCTGCATCACGTGACTGCAATTGCCGAAGATCCGCAGCGCAACGTCGACTTCTACACGACGGTGCTGGGGCTGCGGCTGGTGAAACGGACCGTCAACTTCGACGCTCCGGAGACATATCACCTGTACTACGGAGATGCCTCGGGCCGGCCGTCGACTCTGTTGACGTTCTTTCCGTGGCCAGGAGCGCCGAACGGCAGGCAGGGGACCGGCCTCACGACCGCCACCGCGTTCAGCGTCCCACCGGAGTCTCTCGGCTGGTGGCAGCAGCGGCTGTCCGCGCTCGGTGTCGATGCGGACGCGCCGGTCGCGGGCTCCGACGAGGAGATCCTGCGGCTGCGTGACCCCGATGGCCTGGTGATCGAGTTGGTCGCGTCTGAAGGTGACAGCCGATCCGGTTGGGACGGAGTCGCCGCAATACCGTTCGACAGCGCGATCCGTGGACTGTTCTCGGTCACCATGACAGAGCAGCTGCTCGACCCGACCGCAGAAATGCTGGCCGGCATGTTGGGCATGCGGCACGGCGGGGACACTGCTGACGGGACCCGGTTCGTGATGTCGGGTGGAACGGAGGGAACGGCAGTGGATGTCCTGCCCAGCAACGCGCCTCGCGGACTTCAGGCGGCCGGAACGGTCCACCACATCGCCTTCCGGGCACCGGACGGCGAGACCCAGGCGAAGTGGCGCCTCGAGTTGATCGAGGCCGGAGTCGAGGTAACCGAGATCCTTGACCGGCAGTACTTCACCTCCATCTATTTCCGCGAACCTGGCGGAGTCCTGCTGGAGATCGCGACCGACCAGCCAGGCTTCACTGTGGACGAACCGCTGCTGGAACTAGGCCAGCACCTGAAGCTCCCGCCGTGGCTCGAACCGAACCGCGAGCAGATCCAAGCCACGTTGCCGTCGCTGCGCGTGCCACCGGCTCCGCAGCCGGACGCGGCCGGCAGATGACGGAGGACCCGCTCCGGCGGCCGCACGTCTTTCACCCAGGCTCGTCGACACCGCCGCTGCTACTGCTGCACGGCACAGGCGGAGACGAGCACGACCTCCTTGTGCTGCGGCAGCACCTGGCACCCGATGCCCCCGTGCTGTCGCCACGGGGGACCGTGTCGGAGAACGGGATGGCGAGGTTCTTCCGAAGGCTCAGAGAAGGCGTGTTCGACGAGGATGACCTTCGGCTTCGCGCTGACGAGCTCGCCGCCTTCCTCACCGCCGCTGAGCAAAAGTACGACGTGGCAGCTGGCTCCTGGCTGGCTGTTGGTTTCTCCAACGGAGCCAACATGGCATCGGCTCTGCTGCTGCGCCATCCTGAGGCGCTCGCCGGCGCCGTACTGCTGGCCGCGATGGTGCCCTTCGCGGCGGACGAGCCCAGAGATCATGCTCTCGCCGGCAAGCGGGTCCTCATCGTCAACGGTGACAGCGACCCTATGGCCACACCCGAGCAGACCAGCAGGCTGGGCGAGCAGCTCCGCCGACGAGACGCCGACGTCGAACTGCTTCAGTTCTCTGGCGGCCATTCCATCGACGCGGGCCTGCTGCCGCGGATCAGGAAGTTCGTCGAGGGTGATTGACCTTGGCTGAGTCTGTCCGGTCGGGGTTACCTCGAAGCGCACATCCGCCGATAGCCGACTACGCCTTCCTGTCGGATTGCGAGTCCAACTGCCTGATTGCGCCCAGCGGCGCGATCGAGTGGATGTGCCTGCCGCGACACGACTCACCCAGCGTGTTCGGGGCGATTCTCGATCGCGCTGCGGGCAGTTTCCGGCTCGGTCCGTACGGCGTACAGGTGCCGGCCGCACGTCGATACCTGCCGGGCAGTCTGATGCTCGAAACGACCTGGAAGTCGCCGACGGGGTGGCTGGTCGTCCGTGACGCCCTGCTGATGGGACCGTGGCACGACGTCTCGCAGCGATCGCTGACGCACCGTCGGACGCCGACCGATTACGACGCGGAGCATTGCCTGCTGCGGACCGTCAAGTGTGTCAGCGGGTCCGTGGATCTCTCGATGATGTGCGAGCCGATGTTCGGCTATGGCCGTCGGGAAGCAACCTGGCGGTACGAAGGCCCTGGGTACGGCGTGGCCGTTGCGGACTGCCCCGACCTGGGTCGCAATGTCGCTCTGAAGTTGACGACTGATCTGCGTCTCGGTCTGGAAGGTCGCACGGCCCAGGCCCGGACCCGGATGTCGCAGGGCGATACGGCGTTCGTGTCGCTCTCGTGGTCGGCTTTGTCACCTCCACGGACCTGGCCCGAGGCCATCGAGCGGATGGCGCGGACAGCCGAGTACTGGCGGCAATGGATCAACGTCGGTGTGTTCCCGGATCATGCGTGGAGCCGCTATCTGGCGCGCAGCGCACTCACCTTGAAAGGACTCACGTTCGCTCCTACGGGTGCGCTGCTGGCGGCCCCGACGACGTCGTTGCCGGAGACGCCGCATGGTGAACGCAACTGGGACTACCGCTACTCCTGGGTGCGTGACTCCACATTCGCCCTCTGGGGGCTGTACACGATCGGACTCGATCGCGAGGCGAACGATTTCTTCTCCTTCCTCATGGAGATGTGCGGCGGCGATCAGGACATCCAGATCATGTACGGCATCGACGGCGAACGCGAACTTCCCGAGCAGACTCTGGACCACCTGAGCGGCTACGAAGGCGCTCGGCCGGTCCGGGTCGGCAATGCCGCCTACCTCCAGAACCAGCACGACGTCTGGGGAGCGATCCTCGATTCGGTGTATCTGCATGCCAGGTCGCGCGACCAGGTGACCGAAAGTCTGTGGCCGTTCCTCAAGAGGCAGGCAGAGGCGGCCGCCAAGCATTGGCGCGAACCGGACCACGGGATCTGGGAATCACGCGGTGAACTACAGCACTTCACCTCGTCGAAGCTGATGTGCTGGGTGGCGATGGACCGGGGTGCAAAGCTCGCCCTGTTGCACGACGAGCCTGGCTACGCTGACGATTGGCAGGCAGTCGCCGACGAGATCCGCGCAGACATCTGCACCAACGGTGTCGATGACCGAGGGGTCTTCGTGCAGCGGTACGGCTCCACCGCCCTCGACGCCTCGGTGTTGCTCCTGCCGTTGCTGAGATTCCTGCCGGCCGACGATCCGCGCGTTCGCGCCACCGTACGAGCAATTGCCGACGAGCTCACCGAGGACGGCATGGTGTTGCGCTACCGCGTCTCGGAGACTGACGACGGTCTGCACGGAGAGGAGGGGACCTTCACCATCTGCTCCTTCTGGCTGGTGTCCGCGCTCGTCGAGATCGGCGAACTGGACGAGGCTACGGCGCTCTGCGAGAGACTCCTGTCCTACGCGAGCCCGCTGGGCCTTTACGCCGAGGAGATCGACCCGCTGACCGGACGCCATCTGGGCAACTTTCCGCAGGCGTTCACCCATCTGGCCATGATCAACGCCATCATGCACGTCATCCGCTCCGAGGAAGGAGAGGACACGAACACCTTCCTCCCCGCGAGCCACCGGCTCTGATCAGGCGGCGTCGCTGAGCTGCGCCCAGCGGGGGTCGTCGTTCGACCAGTGGTTGACGAGGGCATCGACGGCGAGCCGGTGAGTTCTCGGGTCGAGTACACCGTGATCGGCGGCAGCTTCGAGTACTTCGAGGTAGGTGGCGACGGACTCGATCGGGAGTGTTGTGGCGATCGGGGCCACCGAGGTCGAGACGTCGCGCATGTCGACGAGCGTGAAGACTCCGACGAGGTCTGCGCCTTCGCTCTGGAGTTCGTCGGCGAACGCCTCGAGGGCCTTGCCTGAGGACACGGCGTCGTCGACGAGGAGCACCCGCCGGCCGGCGACCGACGCCCCGCGTACGCGCGGTTCGTGGTCTTCGTGTCCGACGTACCCGGGCTTTCGGACGAACGCGAACGGGAGGTCGCCGGACAGCGCGACGGCGGTCGCGAGTGGGATGCCGCCGGTCTCGGCGCCAACGACGACGTCGGCGCCCAGGCGACGGGCAAAGGATGCACCAGGTGCGGCGAGGTCCTTCAGCAGGCGCGGGTCGCCGTACGCGTTCTCGTTGGAGAGTGGGTGCAGTGGCAACCGGGTCTTCATGTCCCAGTGGCTGATGCCGGGCCGGACCAGGCCGGGCACGGTCGCGAGCCGGACTACGAGCTCCATCCGCGGATGGGCTACGGCGGTGAGTCGGGCAACGTCGGCGCGTTCGCCGATCTGTACCCGTTTGGCGTTCGCCAAGGTGAGCTGGTTTGTGTTCATACCGTTGACGATCGCGCTGAATCCGAGCGGTCGCGTCCGGGGTGCTCCCTGGTGCGCACGCGTGGAGAGCCACGGGCCGTCAGGCCGGTTCGTGGGCGCCCAGTGAGTGGGCGTCGCCCCTGATCCGAACACCGGGACACCGAGCACGCACCAGTCACTGGACCGTGACCTCTCCTGGGGTGACACATCAACCGCCCACGCACCGTGGTGGTAACGGAAACCCCTCCGAGGATTGGAAGACTGATGAGCAAGTTGATGTTGAACGCGAAGAATCTGCTGGCTGCCGCGGCCGGTGCCGGGATCCTGCTGGCCGGTGCAACGACCGCGCAGGCCACGGAATCCGGGCGGGCCGCCGCCCAATCCGGGCAGGACAAGCCCACGATCGTGTTGCTGCACGGGGCGTACGAGGACGGCTCGAGCTGGTCCGGAGTGACCAATCGCCTCCAACACGACGGGTACAACGTCCTGGCTCCCGCGGTGCCACTGCGCGGGATCGCTTCGGACACGTCGTACCTGCGTGCCGTCCTCGCGACCGTCTCCGGGCCGAAGGTACTCGTCGGGCACTCGTACGGCGGCGCCCTGGTCAGCGAGCTCGCGGACACGTCGGGGGTGAAGTCGCTCGTCTACGTCGCGGCGTTCATCCCGCAGGCCGGCGAGACGTTGGGCGCACTCAACTCGCAGTTCCCCGGTAGCGAGCTCGGACCGGACACGACCAACGTGATCAGCTACCCCGGCGGCGTTGACCTCGCCCTCAAGCCGGAGACGGCCGGTCCGGTCCTCGCCGAGGACATCCCGGCCCGGGAGGGCGCAGTCATCCTCGCGGCGCAGCGGCCCGTGGCGGCGGCGGCCTTCAGCGAGCCGGTGGAGAAGACCGCTCCGGCAGCCCTTCCGAAGTACGCGGTGATCCCGACCGGTGACCACGCGATCGCCCCGGCGGCCGAGCGCTTCATGGCCACCCGGGCCGGAGCCACCCAGATCGAGATCCCCGATGCCTCGCACCTGGTCGCGGTGTCCCAACCGACCGCAGTAACCCAGGTCATCGAACGAGCCGCCCGCTGACCGCACCCATCCCCAGCCGGCCGGAGCACGCGCTCCGGCCGGCTCATTGACGTTGTGCACGGCGGGTCTGCATTCGCGCGGATCCCCAGCCGTACTACGTCACCTCTTCAACAATGCAGGTGCGTTGGCGCTCCACTGCGCCAGCCGGCGTCGCAGGGCAGCTCGACTCGCTGCCCGAAGGCGCCATACCGGTCCTAGGTAACCGTCCACTCGACGCACTCGCCATCGACCGCGTCAGTCGCTGCAACCGGCCCTGAAACAGAACAACGTCGAGCAGAAGCCCGACGTTGGGGTCGACCTGTCGGCCGATTGTGGATGAGTGTCCGAGGGGGGACTTGAACCCCCACGCCCCGCGAAGGGCACTAGCACCTCAAGCTAGCGCGTCTGCCTATTCCGCCACCCGGACGAGTGGTCTGACCGCTGGTGCGGTGCCGACCGGAGAACAGTAGCAAACTCCAGGGGTGGAATTCACATCGGGTGGATCGGGGTGTCTGATGGGGGTGAGCGAAGGGTGGGTGCAGATGACGGAGATCGATCTCCCGGCGGTGGAGGCGGAGCGGGAGCGGCTCAGGACGGCGTACCTGAAAGCAGGCGCGCCGTCGTCCGCGCGTGGGCTTCATCACACAGCGTTACTGTGTGCGGACGTCGAGCGGACGGTGCGGTTCTACCAGGAGGTGCTCGGGTTTCCGTTGACCGAGATGGTCGGGAATCGGGACTACGAGGGGTCGACGCACTTCTTCTTCGACATCGGGAACGGGAACCTGCTCGCGTTCTTCGACTTCCCCGGCCTCGACCTCGGACCGTACGCCGAAGTGCTCGGCGGGCTGCACCACCTGGCGATCTCGGTGGAGCCGGCGCGCTGGGAGGAGCTGAAGGGACGGCTGACCGCGAACGGCGTCGAGTTCCTGGAGGAGAGCGGTACGTCGATCTACTTCCGCGACCCCGACGGCGCCCGGATCGAGCTGATCGCTGATCCGCTCGGCGAGATGTACGGCCTCAAGGTCCTCTGAGGGTCAACGTCCCCTGAGCAGCCGCGCGGCCTGGCGGGCCAGCCGCAGCGGCTCGGGCGTACGTCGCCCGGCAAGACAGGTCGACACGACAGCAACCGACGTGGCGAGGTCCGTCCGCCACCCCGGATGTACGGCGAGCGGCCGCGTCCCCGTCCTCGTCCGCACCCACGTCCCGACGTGCCGACCGTCGACCAGCAACGGCGCAGTCGCTCCGGCAAGATCGTCCGGCCAATCACCCGATGCGACCAGCGGCCGGTGCGTGACCCCGACCGTCGGCAGATCCAGTACGGCGCCGAGCTGCACAGCCAACCCCGCTCCGCGCGGGTGATCCCGCCCGGTCCCGTCCAGCAGCAGTACGTCGGGCCGTCCCGCGAGCCGTCGTACCGCGCCCTCCAACACCGGGCCAAGACGCAGCGCGAGCAACCCCGGCGTGTACGAAGCCAGTGCGGTGCCGCGAGATGACTGCTGCTCGACAACCCGGCGCCCGTCCGTCACGACGGCCGCGGCCCAGGCGGGATCTCCGGCGGCGCCCGGGCCGGACAATCCGCGCGGAAAGCACACCCAGACCCCACCGATCAGCGGCCGATCCGGCAACACCCACGGCGCGGGGGTGGCCGACGCCAGCTCGAGTTGCAACGAGATCAGCTCAGCCTTGGTCGTCGGCCAGTTCATCCGCGAACCACGCCAGGTTCAGCACACCCGCGACGGTCATCGTGGTCCGGATCCGTTCGAGGGGTGCTCCACCAGAGCGACCACCCGAGCGGTGAGGAAGCGCGCGGTCCGAACGGGTACGCCGGTGCGGGTCACCTCGACGACCTCGGTGAGGTTTCGGCTGGAGGTGATCTCGACCCGCCGGCCGGCCTTGGTGGCCGTGATGTCGTACGTCGCGACGCCGTTGCCGGTGTCGACGACGATCTCGACGCGGTCGCCCTTCATACACCCAACGTACTCGCCCGTTACGGCGCCCGCTGAGTCGTTGACCAGGACCTGACGCCGGGCGGATGCTCGTCTCGGGGGACGAGATGGGACAACGCAGTCCGTTGGTGACGCTTGCGGCCACGGCCGTGGGTCTCGTCGCGCTGCTCGTGGTCGACAGCACCCAGACCGGTACGACGGCGGCAACCGACGGCACCGTGACGGCCACCAGCGCGCCCACAACCAGCGCGCCCACGACCGCGCCAGGAACCAGCACGCCGACCGACGTGCCCGCGACCACTGCGCCGCCGACCGTGGCCGCGACGAACACGCCGGCCAGCAGTTCGTCACCACAGCCGCCCCGGACCACCGCTCCGACCCACCGGACGGTTGTGTACGTCGGGAAGACAGAGCACCGGCAAGCCACGGTCGCGCTGGCGGTGAAGGGCAACCGCGCGGTCGCCTACGTCTGCGATGGCAGCCGCCTCGAGGCCTGGCTGGTCGGTGTGATCGCCGACGCTCACGTCGCCCTGCGATCCCGAACGGGCGAACGCCTCGTCGCCACGATCGGCTCGCGAACGGCCACCGGATCGTTCACCCTCCGCGGGCGCACCATCCGGTTCGAGATCGGCGTCGCGGGTCCGCCGGCCGGGCTCTACCGGTCGGCGACGAGCGGCCGGACCATCGGGTGGATCGTGCTGCCCGACGGCAATCAGGTGGGGATCGACAACGACGGTACGCCGGCCCCGGCGCCGCGACTCGATCCGGCACGCAGGATCGCGAGCGTCGACGGCGTACAAGTCACTGCGCAGTCGATCGCCGGCGACGAGACTTTCTGACCGGGGAGGGACCATGACGACGGTGCCGATGCGGAGGGCGAGCAGGGTCGCGATCCCGCTCGCGGGCGGCGCCGCGGTCGCCATCGCGTTGGGTGTCTACGGCCGGGTACACGCACCGACAGGGGTCGCGATCGACATCGCGGGCTTTTCGAGTTTCCGGTCGGTGAAGTCCTGGCTGGCCACCGTCGCGCTCGTGCTTGCTCTCGTCCAGATCGTGACGGCGATGGCCATCTTCGGACGGGTCTTCACAGGGCGACGATGGGTCGCGCCGCTGCACCGATGGACAGGCCGGGCCGCCGTCGCGGTCACGCTGCCGGTGGTCGCGCATTGCCTGTACGCGTTGGGATTCCAGTACGGCGAACCGCGCGTACTGATCCACTCGCTGCTCGGCTGCTTCTTCTACGGCGCCTTCGTCGTGAAGATGCTGGCGCTCAGCCGCACCGACACGCCCGGTTGGCTCCTCCCGGTCGCGGGCGGCGCCGTGGCCATCGGCATAGTGGGACTGTGGCTGACCTCGTCGCTGTGGTTCTTCACCACCTTCGGCATCATCCGTTGAAAGGAGCAACCGTGGCCGAGCCCAGCCGTCGTACCGTCATTACCGCTGCCGCCGGTCTCGTCACGCTCACCGGTTGCGCGAAGTACGGCGAACCGACGAACCCGTCACCGGGAACGCCGCAGGGCGCGCCGGCGAACACTGTCCTCGGGAAGACCGAGGACATCCCGGTGGGTGGTGGGGTGATCTTCGCCGCCAACCGGATCGTCGTCACGCAACCTGTGAAGGGCACGTTCAAGGCGTTCAGTTCGATCTGCACGCATCTGAGCTGCCCTGTCGCGACTGTTGCCCATGGCACCATCAACTGCGACTGCCACGGCAGCAAGTACGCGATAACGGACGGCTCCGTCGTCCGCGGACCGGCCCCGCGACCGCTCCCGCCGAAGCAGATCACCATCACCGGCGACTCGATCACCGAGACGTGAGGTGTGACGCTACCCCTTGCCCTCCTCGACCAGGCGGCGGTGCAGCTCGGTGGTGAGGGCGTGGATCTCGCGGGTCAGCTGGGTGTTGGTCTTGAGTTCGAGCTCCGACTCGTTGAAGTCGTGGTCGGCCTTCATCTGCTGGAAGGCGGCCTGCCGGTTCTGGCCGATCATCACGAACGTCGACAGGAAGATCGCCTCGAGCGAGACCACCAGCGTGAGGGTCGGCCACGGGCTCTTCTCGATGAACAGCATCCAGACCGCGAACACCACCACATGTACGTAGACGAACCGCATCGAGCCGGCGAACGCGGTGATCGCGTCGGCGATCCGCAACTGCAGGTTCGCCGCCCGCTGTGCCTCGAGTGCCAGGATGGCTGGATGGCGCCCGCGTGTTTTCGTTGATGTCACTGGCTGTCCCGACCGCTCGTGCGCTCCCGGCCCCGGACGAACCAGAGATCCGCTGCAGCCGACGGTAGCGCCTGCCGTGCGCAGTGGGGAGCGCGGCACACCTAGGATGGGGCGCATGACGACCTCGAATAACAGTACGTCGTACGCCGCCGACGCCGAGGTGGTGGAGCTGTGCAGTGAACTGATCCGCATCGACACCACGAACTATGGCAACGGCAAGAGCAACGGCGAGCGGGTCGCGGCGGAGTACGTCGCGGCGAAGCTGGACGAGGTCGGGATCGAGTCGACGATCTACGAGTCCGAGCCGGGCCGGGCGACCCTGGTCGCCCATTGGGACGGTGAGGACCAGGATGCGGACCCGCTGCTCGTGCACGGGCACCTGGACGTCGTACCGGCCGATCCGAAGGACTGGAAGGTCGACCCGTTCGCGGGGGAGATCTTCGACGGCTGTGTGTGGGGCCGCGGTGCGGTCGACATGAAGGACTTCGACGCGATGGTGCTGTCGGTCGTACGGGCGCGTCAGCGGGCCGGGGTGAAGCCGCGGCGGCCGGTGCGGCTGGTGTTCACGGCCGACGAGGAGGCCGGCGGCGTGTACGGCGCGCAGTGGCTGATCAACAATCACCCGGACACGATTGCGGACTGCACCGAGGCGATCGGTGAGGTCGGCGGGTTCTCGGTCACGGTCAAGGACGACCTGCGGCTGTACCTGATCGAGACCGCCGAGAAGGGCATGAACTGGATGCGGCTCAAGGCCCGCGGTACGGCGGGACACGGGTCGATGGTGAACACCGACAACGCCGTCACCAACCTGGTCGAGGCGGTCACCCGGATCGGGTCGCACGAGTGGCCGCTGCGGGTCACGCCGACGGTGCGCGAGTTCCTGAAGACGCTCGAGGACCTGCTCGGCACCGAGCTCGACCCGGACGACATGACGACGACGCTGGCCAAGCTCGGCAGCTTCAGCCGGATGTTCGGGGCAACGATCCGGAACACCGCGAACCCGACGATGCTGAACGCCGGCTACAAGGTGAACGTGATCCCGGGCGACGCCGAGGCGCACATCGACG includes the following:
- a CDS encoding VOC family protein yields the protein MKLEQVVVPVSDVDRARHFYRALGFRLDRDEVVDGFRVVQLTPPGSACSILVGTNLGSGRPGSSSCALRVADLEEACAELRGHGAALGPVRASRVGFSDPDGNEWLLVGG
- a CDS encoding VOC family protein — translated: MPALDAFSHVSLTVTDPERSADFYNRVLGTETVFSADDDGNRLFIVARAGVTIALRDHSGSADQGFDPSRIGLDHIAFQVGSEAELEAWETSLQANGVVCSGIEASPFGLHLNLKDPDDIAIELFVPKPA
- a CDS encoding orotate phosphoribosyltransferase; this encodes MTDILVSRLAAVPGVVQPGISQWDVKARLPLHPLSVENVYGDPRLLPELAVPGADFAERLGVEVVVGGETSGIPLATAVALAAGLPFAFVREPGYAGHEDHEPTVRGASVAGRRVLLVDDVVAHGTAVEMFTRALLDAGATVAGVFTAVDMRETAASVTPTARHLPIESIATYLQLVAAAAESGGLGAFGRLATPLGATSPHSRADRVRLPTAPSLERSDVQPVAGGIDLPRHPERVAVLPAALLPAE
- a CDS encoding ring-cleaving dioxygenase — encoded protein: MVDSVAPHGLHHVTAIAEDPQRNVDFYTTVLGLRLVKRTVNFDAPETYHLYYGDASGRPSTLLTFFPWPGAPNGRQGTGLTTATAFSVPPESLGWWQQRLSALGVDADAPVAGSDEEILRLRDPDGLVIELVASEGDSRSGWDGVAAIPFDSAIRGLFSVTMTEQLLDPTAEMLAGMLGMRHGGDTADGTRFVMSGGTEGTAVDVLPSNAPRGLQAAGTVHHIAFRAPDGETQAKWRLELIEAGVEVTEILDRQYFTSIYFREPGGVLLEIATDQPGFTVDEPLLELGQHLKLPPWLEPNREQIQATLPSLRVPPAPQPDAAGR
- a CDS encoding alpha/beta hydrolase; this encodes MARFFRRLREGVFDEDDLRLRADELAAFLTAAEQKYDVAAGSWLAVGFSNGANMASALLLRHPEALAGAVLLAAMVPFAADEPRDHALAGKRVLIVNGDSDPMATPEQTSRLGEQLRRRDADVELLQFSGGHSIDAGLLPRIRKFVEGD
- a CDS encoding glycoside hydrolase family 15 protein → MTLAESVRSGLPRSAHPPIADYAFLSDCESNCLIAPSGAIEWMCLPRHDSPSVFGAILDRAAGSFRLGPYGVQVPAARRYLPGSLMLETTWKSPTGWLVVRDALLMGPWHDVSQRSLTHRRTPTDYDAEHCLLRTVKCVSGSVDLSMMCEPMFGYGRREATWRYEGPGYGVAVADCPDLGRNVALKLTTDLRLGLEGRTAQARTRMSQGDTAFVSLSWSALSPPRTWPEAIERMARTAEYWRQWINVGVFPDHAWSRYLARSALTLKGLTFAPTGALLAAPTTSLPETPHGERNWDYRYSWVRDSTFALWGLYTIGLDREANDFFSFLMEMCGGDQDIQIMYGIDGERELPEQTLDHLSGYEGARPVRVGNAAYLQNQHDVWGAILDSVYLHARSRDQVTESLWPFLKRQAEAAAKHWREPDHGIWESRGELQHFTSSKLMCWVAMDRGAKLALLHDEPGYADDWQAVADEIRADICTNGVDDRGVFVQRYGSTALDASVLLLPLLRFLPADDPRVRATVRAIADELTEDGMVLRYRVSETDDGLHGEEGTFTICSFWLVSALVEIGELDEATALCERLLSYASPLGLYAEEIDPLTGRHLGNFPQAFTHLAMINAIMHVIRSEEGEDTNTFLPASHRL
- a CDS encoding orotate phosphoribosyltransferase; the protein is MNTNQLTLANAKRVQIGERADVARLTAVAHPRMELVVRLATVPGLVRPGISHWDMKTRLPLHPLSNENAYGDPRLLKDLAAPGASFARRLGADVVVGAETGGIPLATAVALSGDLPFAFVRKPGYVGHEDHEPRVRGASVAGRRVLLVDDAVSSGKALEAFADELQSEGADLVGVFTLVDMRDVSTSVAPIATTLPIESVATYLEVLEAAADHGVLDPRTHRLAVDALVNHWSNDDPRWAQLSDAA
- a CDS encoding alpha/beta fold hydrolase; the encoded protein is MSKLMLNAKNLLAAAAGAGILLAGATTAQATESGRAAAQSGQDKPTIVLLHGAYEDGSSWSGVTNRLQHDGYNVLAPAVPLRGIASDTSYLRAVLATVSGPKVLVGHSYGGALVSELADTSGVKSLVYVAAFIPQAGETLGALNSQFPGSELGPDTTNVISYPGGVDLALKPETAGPVLAEDIPAREGAVILAAQRPVAAAAFSEPVEKTAPAALPKYAVIPTGDHAIAPAAERFMATRAGATQIEIPDASHLVAVSQPTAVTQVIERAAR